The following are encoded together in the Tripterygium wilfordii isolate XIE 37 chromosome 3, ASM1340144v1, whole genome shotgun sequence genome:
- the LOC119991628 gene encoding UBP1-associated protein 2A-like, producing MAKKRKHDADSIEPTQPQQKQQQQQLEPVAVEPESTNQYEQIVEEEYEDEYEEEESTNQYEQTVEEEYEEEYEEVEEEEGVEEEEENEHEDQNARDQTVEAASNQTLQNTSTSNLGAVEEGDDVDEPISKLLEPFSKEQLVTLLCEAADSHRDVADRIRGVADEDPVHRKIFVHGLGWDTNGEILMSEFKQYGEIEDCKAVCDKVSGKSKGYGFILFKTRRGAREALKQPQKKIGNRVAACQLASIGPVPAPSTAPAVQPQQQPLSEFTLRKIYVSNVGAELDPQKLLAFFSKFGEIEEGPLGLDKITGKPKGFCLFVYKTVESAKKALEEPHKNFEGHILHCQKAIDGPKPGKGHQRQHHGQHNSQFRRNDNQGFVGGAAAGGGHLMAPAAGIGFNQGGGFNQGGAAPQALNPALGQALTALLATQGAGLGLNNLLGTLGSAAAVTQAMPSAATGLQALYGTQANINPGVMGGYGNQTGMQGAYPNQQIGQGGSGRGQHGVGQFGGVGPYMGH from the coding sequence ATGGCAAAGAAGCGGAAGCACGATGCCGACTCCATCGAGCCAACCCAACCCCAGCagaaacaacagcagcagcagttgGAACCAGTCGCAGTGGAACCAGAATCCACAAATCAATACGAACAAATAGTGGAAGAAGAGTACGAGGACGAATACGAAGAAGAGGAATCCACAAATCAATACGAACAAACAGTGGAAGAAGAGTACGAGGAGGAATACgaagaagttgaagaagaagagggagtggaggaggaggaagagaacgAACACGAAGATCAGAATGCCCGAGATCAGACGGTAGAGGCTGCCAGCAATCAGACGCTACAGAATACGTCCACGTCGAATCTTGGAGCAGTCGAAGAAGGCGATGATGTCGATGAACCGATATCGAAGCTTCTGGAGCCGTTCAGTAAAGAACAACTTGTTACGCTGCTATGCGAAGCTGCGGATTCTCACCGCGATGTGGCGGATCGAATTCGGGGAGTTGCCGATGAGGATCCTGTGCACCGTAAGATCTTCGTTCATGGACTTGGCTGGGACACTAACGGCGAGATTCTTATGAGCGAGTTCAAGCAGTACGGGGAGATTGAAGACTGCAAGGCCGTCTGTGACAAGGTTTCGGGGAAATCCAAGGGATACGGTTTCATCCTCTTCAAGACTAGACGCGGAGCTCGTGAGGCCTTGAAGCAGCCCCAGAAGAAAATTGGCAACCGGGTTGCCGCTTGCCAGCTTGCATCTATTGGCCCAGTCCCCGCACCTAGCACTGCTCCAGCCGTTCAGCCTCAACAGCAGCCCTTGTCCGAATTTACACTGAGAAAGATATATGTGAGCAATGTTGGGGCTGAATTGGATCCACAGAAGTTGCTAGCATTCTTTTCCAAATTTGGAGAGATTGAGGAAGGGCCATTGGGGCTCGATAAGATAACTGGGAAGCCCAAAGGATTTTGCTTGTTTGTGTATAAGACAGTTGAGAGCGCAAAAAAGGCCCTAGAGGAGCCCCACAAGAACTTTGAGGGGCATATTTTGCACTGCCAGAAGGCTATTGATGGGCCAAAACCAGGTAAAGGTCATCAGCGGCAGCATCATGGTCAGCACAATTCGCAATTCCGAAGGAATGATAATCAGGGATTTGTTGGTGGAGCTGCAGCGGGGGGTGGGCATCTAATGGCACCAGCTGCTGGTATTGGGTTCAATCAAGGGGGCGGGTTCAATCAAGGGGGTGCTGCACCACAGGCTTTGAACCCAGCTCTTGGGCAGGCCCTGACAGCATTGCTGGCAACACAGGGTGCGGGCTTGGGGCTAAATAATCTGCTCGGGACATTGGGTTCTGCTGCTGCAGTTACTCAGGCTATGCCAAGTGCTGCTACCGGACTACAGGCTTTATATGGGACCCAGGCAAATATAAACCCTGGAGTGATGGGAGGTTATGGTAATCAGACTGGGATGCAGGGAGCTTATCCAAATCAGCAGATAGGGCAGGGTGGGTCTGGAAGGGGGCAGCATGGTGTTGGACAATTTGGTGGTGTTGGACCTTATATGGGGCATTAA
- the LOC119986910 gene encoding adenylylsulfatase HINT1, which yields MASEKEAALAAKPSDSPTIFDKIINKEIPSTVVYEDDKVLAFRDISPQAPTHILIIPKVKDGLTGVSKAEERHVDILGRLLYTAKLVAKQEGLDDGYRIVINDGPNGCQSVYHIHVHLIGGRQMNWPPG from the exons ATGGCCTCAGAAAAAGAGGCTGCTCTTGCCGCCAAGCCATCTGATTCTCCAACGAT ATTTGACAAAATTATTAACAAGGAAATACCTTCGACTGTGGTGTATGAAGATGATAAG GTTCTAGCTTTTAGGGACATATCTCCCCAAGCTCCCACGCACATTTTAATTATTCCAAAAGTCAAGGATGGTTTGACTGGAGTCTCTAAG GCTGAGGAGAGGCACGTTGATATTCTTGGCCGCCTACTTTACACCGCAAAGCTCGTTGCCAAACAGGAAGGTCTTGATGACGGCTACAGGATTGTGATCAATGATGGCCCAAATGGAT GTCAATCTGTTTACCACATTCATGTTCACCTTATTGGGGGACGTCAAATGAACTGGCCTCCTGGTTAA
- the LOC119995390 gene encoding protein RETICULATA-RELATED 3, chloroplastic-like: protein MAAAMTRLLNSPISDCTSFSLNRQSPIQTTPNLAISPNNLHLPPLYSKTRDCRSSFKLFASSGNGDIGIGSGGGTGGSGGGDRWSSGGGDESSDDKRDTFGPLGLFLNGWRSRVQADPQFPFKVLMEELVGVTACVLGDMASRPNFGLNELDFVFSTLVVGSILNFVLMYILAPTAGASASSGLPSIFANCPTSHMFEPGAFTLFNRLGTFVYKGVLFAAVGFAAGLVGTALSNGLIAMRKKMDPEFETPNKPPPTLLNAGTWALHMGLSSNFRYQTLNGFEFVLAKGMPPLVFKVSVVILRCLNNVLGGVSFVMLARMTGSQIGGKAEADTVEEVKEKLVGNGSDSN from the coding sequence ATGGCCGCCGCCATGACTCGTCTCCTCAACTCTCCGATCTCCGATTGCACTAGCTTCTCCTTAAACCGCCAATCCCCAATTCAAACTACGCCAAATCTCGCGATTTCTCCTAACAATCTCCATCTCCCTCCTCTATACTCTAAGACTCGCGATTGCCGTTCAAGTTTTAAACTTTTCGCCTCATCTGGTAATGGAGATATCGGGATAGGATCCGGCGGCGGAACTGGGGGTTCAGGAGGCGGCGATCGGTGGAGCTCTGGAGGAGGAGACGAAAGTTCGGACGATAAGAGAGACACTTTTGGACCATTGGGCCTGTTTTTGAATGGATGGAGATCTAGGGTTCAAGCTGACCCGCAGTTCCCATTCAAGGTCCTGATGGAGGAATTAGTAGGCGTGACTGCTTGTGTGCTCGGAGATATGGCCTCTCGCCCGAACTTCGGCCTCAACGAATTGGATTTCGTTTTCTCAACCCTCGTAGTCggttcaattttgaatttcgttCTCATGTACATTTTAGCACCAACTGCTGGCGCCTCTGCATCTTCCGGTCTACCTTCGATTTTCGCTAATTGCCCGACGAGCCACATGTTCGAACCCGGAGCATTCACTCTGTTTAACCGATTGGGTACTTTTGTGTACAAGGGTGTACTATTTGCCGCCGTTGGATTCGCTGCAGGACTGGTAGGTACTGCCTTGTCAAACGGATTGATCGcgatgaggaagaagatggaTCCGGAATTTGAGACCCCAAACAAGCCCCCGCCAACGCTGCTGAATGCAGGTACTTGGGCACTTCACATGGGTTTGAGCAGCAATTTTAGGTACCAAACGTTGAATGGGTTCGAGTTCGTGTTGGCGAAAGGAATGCCGCCTTTGGTTTTCAAAGTGTCTGTAGTGATCTTAAGGTGTTTGAATAATGTCCTTGGTGGGGTTTCGTTTGTGATGTTAGCGAGGATGACTGGGTCGCAGATTGGAGGGAAGGCAGAGGCTGATACTGTTGAGGAGGTGAAGGAGAAGTTGGTGGGTAATGGTAGTGACTCTAATTAG
- the LOC119990489 gene encoding protein PHYTOCHROME KINASE SUBSTRATE 4-like, with protein sequence MERSTTVVTKTLNGRKPILAPMEPGFLPYITFPQKTNIRDASFSSYLQTEEPNQAVDDSEISIFDAQEYFNENNVNDPKPTKKVSPINGVNLKRSPEVPRLSSAPSSVDGYRNYRVRSFNATPTASSEASWNSQTGLLSNPPGAIAVSIRNPPSTDKKTGSSAKWIFRRKCPCSGKKSVQVEEHINPSEPKITIPRLKETCTSKPRTDSPIENSALRILGAPRREDIPSVRRISAENHFASNLTKHERILPSGRAFNDGGSGFTFPILSHQKLVLNGSDTPPLDQDPPRESLEVFRPKDELVSTTVSGIITRRSFTFPTSPKSRMVPTDDDMASDASSDLFEIESFSTQTTSYPTCTRRDSLEDASTFNLRSRFLQLHRSLDEPMTPSLAPTECYEPSEVSIDWSVTTAEGFDKASVTNFSVTASEAEEMTWRERNSGGGGKKKAGGLLSCRCEKAVNVGPHPVKCGPNEGQRVGPSGTERHVTVSSRAHRVNKPPLASSRPSIPFAT encoded by the coding sequence ATGGAAAGATCAACAACAGTGGTAACGAAAACCCTTAATGGCAGGAAACCAATCTTGGCTCCAATGGAACCAGGATTTCTTCCTTACATTACCTTCCCACAGAAAACCAACATCAGAGATGCATCTTTCTCCTCTTATCTCCAAACAGAGGAACCAAACCAAGCTGTTGATGATTCAGAGATAAGCATTTTTGATGCCCAGGAGTACTTCAACGAAAACAATGTCAATGACCCAAAACCCACCAAGAAAGTTTCTCCAATTAATGGTGTCAATCTAAAACGCTCACCAGAGGTGCCCAGACTTTCCTCTGCCCCTTCTTCTGTGGATGGATATAGAAATTACAGAGTCAGGTCTTTCAATGCAACACCGACGGCTTCTTCCGAGGCTAGTTGGAACAGTCAGACTGGTCTGTTATCGAATCCTCCTGGTGCCATTGCTGTGTCAATTCGAAATCCTCCAAGTACTGATAAGAAGACAGGGTCCTCTGCGAAATGGATTTTCCGGCGAAAGTGTCCTTGTTCCGGAAAGAAATCTGTTCAGGTGGAGGAACATATTAATCCATCAGAACCCAAAATCACGATACCACGACTAAAAGAAACTTGTACTTCCAAACCCAGAACAGACAGTCCGATTGAAAACTCTGCTTTGCGAATTTTGGGGGCGCCAAGAAGGGAAGACATCCCAAGTGTTCGACGAATATCCGCCGAGAATCACTTCGCTTCAAACTTGACCAAACACGAGCGTATATTGCCGTCGGGACGGGCCTTCAATGATGGTGGTTCTGGGTTCACCTTCCCCATACTGAGCCACCAGAAATTGGTATTGAATGGTTCGGATACTCCACCGCTCGATCAGGACCCACCCCGGGAATCCTTGGAAGTTTTCAGGCCGAAGGACGAACTGGTCTCGACTACCGTGTCTGGGATAATTACACGCAGGAGTTTCACGTTCCCGACAAGCCCCAAATCCAGAATGGTCCCAACAGACGACGACATGGCCAGCGATGCGAGCTCCGATTTGTTCGAAATCGAGAGCTTCTCCACTCAAACGACGTCGTACCCAACTTGCACCCGTCGAGACTCACTCGAAGACGCTTCAACATTCAATTTACGATCAAGATTTTTGCAGCTCCACCGAAGTCTGGACGAGCCAATGACACCGTCGCTGGCCCCAACAGAGTGTTACGAGCCGAGCGAGGTTAGTATTGATTGGAGCGTGACGACAGCTGAAGGGTTTGACAAAGCAAGCGTAACAAATTTCTCAGTCACCGCATCGGAGGCGGAGGAGATGACGTGGCGGGAACGAAACAGCGGTGGCGGAGGGAAGAAAAAGGCGGGTGGGTTGTTGAGCTGCCGTTGTGAGAAAGCAGTGAATGTAGGGCCCCACCCAGTGAAGTGTGGGCCCAATGAAGGACAAAGGGTAGGACCAAGTGGAACAGAAAGGCATGTGACTGTGAGTAGTAGGGCACACAGAGTGAATAAGCCACCCCTCGCAAGCTCTCGCCCGTCTATTCCTTTCGCAACATAG